A part of Rhipicephalus microplus isolate Deutch F79 chromosome 8, USDA_Rmic, whole genome shotgun sequence genomic DNA contains:
- the LOC142768659 gene encoding uncharacterized protein LOC142768659, which produces MVSERTNFSKASVITGLSFELSALEYVMVEQPRTLSDSVYQRGLSVKKTGREALCRHKDFTDDPKNYIGEPVYTYGVFSNSSKLLTLSEYKDSLATKFLKAVADFGDLRAYTAWLLYNVHNEGPNNQCAEPPFSVLKNFGAALKSMQGLTFR; this is translated from the exons ATGGTGTCGGAGAGAACAAATTTCTCAAAGGCGTCCGTAATTACTGGTCTGTCTTTCGAGCTGTCCGCTCTTGAGTACGTCATGGTGGAACAACCGAGAACACTCAGCGATAGCGTCTATCAGCGGGGCTTGTCCGTCAAGAAGACTGGGCGAGAAGCA CTCTGTCGGCATAAAGATTTCACCGATGATCCCAAAAATTACATCGGCGAACCTGTATACACGTATGGAGTTTTCTCTAATTCGTCAAAACTTCTTACGTTGAGTGAATACAAGGACTCGCTTGCAACAAAG TTCCTCAAGGCCGTAGCCGACTTCGGAGATTTGCGTGCATATACTGCGTGGCTCCTCTACAATGTGCACAACGAGGGCCCCAACAATCAATGTGCTGAACCTCCATTCAGTGTCCTCAAAAACTTCGGTGCGGCACTGAAAAGCATGCAAGGTCTAACGTTCCGCTGA